A genomic region of Candidatus Eisenbacteria bacterium contains the following coding sequences:
- a CDS encoding PqiC family protein produces the protein MRRARHSIVVVSIALLAAAGCGLRSDRFYTLSSTAAAPPAPQALRVGLGPVDIPAYLDQPLLATRVDANRVDYAGYDRWAAPLALQVPRVLAEDLGAAGRLSVVTYPWYPTTPLDVVVRVNLLVFESDHDGTGHLDAAWSLVDPRTGAVRRSDRTTLTEPAAGRSREAAVAALSRALAELARRIEETLPAARPS, from the coding sequence ATGCGTCGTGCCCGACACTCCATCGTCGTCGTCTCGATCGCGCTGCTCGCCGCCGCGGGCTGCGGGCTCCGCAGCGATCGCTTCTATACGCTCTCGTCGACCGCCGCGGCGCCGCCCGCGCCGCAGGCCCTTCGCGTCGGCTTGGGTCCGGTCGACATCCCCGCCTATCTCGACCAGCCGTTGCTCGCGACGCGCGTCGACGCGAATCGCGTCGACTATGCCGGCTACGACCGCTGGGCCGCGCCGCTCGCGTTGCAAGTCCCACGCGTGCTCGCCGAGGACCTCGGCGCGGCCGGGAGGCTGTCGGTGGTGACGTATCCCTGGTACCCGACCACGCCGCTCGACGTGGTGGTGCGCGTGAACCTCCTCGTCTTCGAGAGCGACCACGACGGCACCGGACACCTGGACGCGGCCTGGTCGCTCGTCGACCCGCGCACGGGCGCGGTGCGGCGCAGCGATCGCACGACGCTCACCGAACCGGCGGCGGGCCGGTCGCGGGAGGCGGCGGTCGCTGCCTTGAGCCGCGCGCTCGCCGAGCTGGCGCGGCGGATCGAGGAGACGCTGCCGGCCGCGCGACCGTCCTGA